A window of the Hordeum vulgare subsp. vulgare chromosome 5H, MorexV3_pseudomolecules_assembly, whole genome shotgun sequence genome harbors these coding sequences:
- the LOC123400146 gene encoding uncharacterized protein LOC123400146 has product MDDLKQILARPIQLAEQVIKWSDEAYTFRQECMDLKAKVERLAALLRQAARADLYERPARRIFDDTEKALDKALALVDKCRAHGLVRRVFTIIPAGSFKKMTNQLDNSTGDLSWLLRVSASASAADADDFDAHIGLPPIAQNEPILFLIWEQIAVLYTGNLDARADAAASLVSLARDNDRYSKLIIEEDGVPPLLRLVKEGRLEGQESAALAIGLLGRDPECVEQMVLAGACAAFAKVLKDAPMKVQAMVAWAISELAANHPKCQDAFAQHNAIRLLVGHLAFETVQEHSKYAITSKMSIHSVVMDKKNNNGMPDLLDAAGEQHQHTTGRHPAGNGSQTKNEMHSLVQSTMASKSNPNPNPNPNGGSSKGSNGGGAIASKQHNASLSGMTTRGREFEDPETKAYMKANAAKALWHLAKGNAAICKSITESRALLCFAVLLEKGEGEVQYNSAMALMEICSVAEQNSDLRRSAFKPTSPAARAVVDQLLRVVEKAEYDDLLIPCIVSLGCLSRTFRATETRIIGPLVKLLDEREADVSKEAAMSLTKFVCTDNYLRVDHSKAIVDAGGAKHLVQLVYFSEQAVQLAALTLVCYIAHNVPDSEELAQAEILTVLEWASKQAYMMQDPTIENLLPEAKIRLELYQSRGAKGYY; this is encoded by the coding sequence ATGGACGACCTTAAGCAGATCCTGGCGCGGCCGATCCAGCTGGCGGAGCAGGTGATCAAGTGGTCCGACGAGGCCTACACGTTCCGGCAGGAGTGCATGGACCTCAAGGCCAAGGTGGAGCGGCTGGCGGCCCTGCTCCGCCAGGCCGCCCGCGCCGACCTCTACGAGCGCCCCGCGCGCCGCATCTTCGACGACACCGAGAAGGCGCTCGACAAGGCGCTGGCGCTCGTCGACAAGTGCCGCGCCCACGGCCTCGTGCGCCGGGTCTTCACCATCATCCCCGCCGGctccttcaagaagatgaccaacCAGCTCGACAACTCCACGGGGGACCTCTCATGGCTGCTCCGcgtctccgcctccgcctccgccgccgacgCCGACGACTTCGACGCCCACATCGGCCTGCCCCCCATCGCGCAGAACGAGcccatcctcttcctcatctGGGAGCAGATCGCCGTGCTCTACACGGGCAACCTCGACGCCCGCGCGGACGCCGCCGCCAGCCTCGTCTCCCTCGCCCGCGACAACGACCGCTACTCCAAGCTCATCATCGAGGAGGACGGGGTGCCGCCGCTGCTCAGGCTCGTCAAGGAGGGCCGCCTCGAGGGGCAGGAGAGCGCCGCGCTCGCCatcggcctcctcggccgcgaccccGAGTGCGTCGAGCAGATGGTGCTCGCCGGGGCCTGCGCCGCCTTCGCCAAGGTGCTCAAGGACGCCCCCATGAAGGTGCAGGCCATGGTCGCCTGGGCCATCTCCGAGCTCGCCGCCAACCACCCCAAATGCCAGGACGCCTTCGCGCAGCACAACGCCATCCGACTGCTCGTGGGCCACCTCGCCTTCGAGACCGTGCAGGAGCACTCCAAGTACGCCATCACCTCCAAGATGTCCATACACTCCGTCGTCAtggacaaaaagaacaacaacggcATGCCCGACCTGCTCGATGCCGCCGGGGAGCAGCATCAGCATACCACGGGGAGGCACCCTGCTGGAAATGGTTCCCAGACCAAGAACGAGATGCACAGTTTGGTCCAGTCCACCATGGCCTCAAAGTccaaccccaaccccaaccccaaccccaacGGCGGCAGCAGCAAGGGCAGTAACGGCGGTGGTGCTATCGCGTCAAAGCAGCATAATGCATCGCTGTCAGGGATGACTACAAGGGGCAGGGAGTTCGAGGACCCCGAGACCAAGGCATACATGAAGGCAAATGCCGCCAAGGCTCTGTGGCACCTCGCCAAGGGAAATGCCGCTATCTGCAAGAGCATCACCGAGTCAAGGGCTCTTCTCTGCTTTGCGGTTCTTCTTGAAAAGGGTGAAGGCGAGGTGCAATACAATTCTGCCATGGCGCTCATGGAGATCTGCAGTGTGGCCGAGCAGAACTCAGACCTGCGACGGTCGGCGTTTAAACCAACCTCTCCTGCCGCCCGTGCTGTTGTTGACCAGCTCCTACGCGTCGTCGAGAAGGCTGAGTATGACGACCTCCTGATTCCCTGCATTGTCTCATTGGGCTGCCTGTCCAGAACGTTCCGTGCAACAGAGACTAGGATCATCGGTCCATTGGTGAAGCTTCTCGATGAGAGGGAAGCAGATGTCTCCAAGGAGGCAGCAATGTCCCTTACCAAGTTTGTGTGCACGGACAATTACCTGCGCGTCGACCATTCCAAAGCAATCGTCGATGCGGGTGGCGCAAAGCATCTTGTTCAGCTCGTGTATTTCAGCGAGCAGGCGGTTCAGCTGGCAGCACTCACCCTCGTATGTTACATTGCACACAATGTCCCAGACAGCGAGGAGTTGGCACAAGCGGAGATCCTCACGGTGCTCGAATGGGCCTCCAAACAAGCATACATGATGCAAGACCCGACGATAGAGAACTTGTTGCCAGAAGCCAAGATCAGGTTGGAGCTGTACCAATCCAGAGGCGCAAAGGGCTACTATTAG